DNA from Deltaproteobacteria bacterium:
GGCCATCGCCGGTGACGGCCAGGTCACCCTGGGCCAAGCCATCGCCATCAAGCATGGCGCCCGCAAGGTGCGCCGGCTGTATCGGGACCGGATCATCTGCGGCTTTGCCGGGTCCACGGCCGACGCCTTCACCCTTTTTGAAAAATTTGAAGCAAAGCTTGAAGAATTTGGCGGCAACCTTGTCCGGGCCAGTGTCGAGCTGGCCAAGGACTGGCGCAGCGACAAATATCTGCGGCGGCTTGAAGCCATGTTGCTCGTGGCCGACACCGAGACCATTCTCATGCTCAGTGGCACCGGCGATGTCATTGAACCCGACGACGGCGTGGCCGCCATCGGCTCGGGCGGGGCGTACGCCCTGTCCGCGGCCAGGGCCCTGCGCCGCAACACCGATCTGCCGGCCGAGGAGATCGTGCGCAAGTCCATGGCCATCGCGGCCGAGATCTGCGTTTACACCAACGATCATATCGTTTTTGAAACCGTGACCAGGAACGCCTGATGAATACCCTCACCCCCCGTGAAATCGTGTCCGAGCTGGACAAATACATCGTCGGTCAAACCCAGGCCAAGCGCATGGTGGCCATTGCCCTGCGCAACCGTTGGCGGCGGCGCCAGCTCGATCCGGAACTGGCCGAGGAAATCGCGCCCAAGAACATTCTCATGATCGGGCCCACGGGC
Protein-coding regions in this window:
- the hslV gene encoding ATP-dependent protease subunit HslV, which translates into the protein MQEMRGTTILAVKDDNGVAIAGDGQVTLGQAIAIKHGARKVRRLYRDRIICGFAGSTADAFTLFEKFEAKLEEFGGNLVRASVELAKDWRSDKYLRRLEAMLLVADTETILMLSGTGDVIEPDDGVAAIGSGGAYALSAARALRRNTDLPAEEIVRKSMAIAAEICVYTNDHIVFETVTRNA